Proteins from a single region of Cydia strobilella chromosome 2, ilCydStro3.1, whole genome shotgun sequence:
- the LOC134751155 gene encoding ATPase H(+)-transporting accessory protein 2 isoform X1 produces the protein MAVKMVVFWCSVVLLIVGSNAAGEFDVIHSPKSLSFFGSSKIPESLLKEVFSAALGLSVEEGTEWDGMTILDPFALPEAVVEVYVDGVPSLGETIELKSSGFPLTVDEYEPDTFEAVQHRIQQRFSNGRSRLLKIKLTDVNQLSSGVFADIKVPKVLKLSLSHLKYSVEEDSAFLHELAALKAIIEKINSGVVSGDNIVDFYNFRFQSLHALSDYHGPNSLQVKEAKKLLGSAISELSSAFSRAYDGAVLVAAVATDVAHTRRTVRAAPTPPQQQQRDLSSEDSYSEDYSAIFNIILWFGLVFAFALVAIVYAIMDMDPGRDSIIYRMTSTRMKKDN, from the exons ATGGCTGTGAAAATGGTCGTTTTCTGGTGTTCCGTCGTCCTCCTCATAGTCG GCTCCAATGCCGCTGGGGAATTCGACGTGATTCACAGCCCTAAATCCCTTAGTTTTTTTGGATCCAGTAAGATACCTGAAAGTCTCTTGAAAGAAGTGTTTTCCGCTGCTTTAGGACTGTCGGTTGAAGAG GGTACCGAATGGGATGGCATGACCATTCTTGATCCATTCGCTTTACCTGAAGCTGTAGTAGAAGTGTATGTAGATGGAGTTCCCAGCCTCGGTGAGACT ATTGAGCTTAAATCAAGTGGCTTCCCGTTGACTGTGGACGAATATGAACCAGATACTTTTGAAGCAGTTCAGCACAGGATTCAGCAGCGCTTCAGCAATGGACGCAGTAGGCTCCTTAAGATCAAGCTTACTGATGTAAATCAG TTGTCATCAGGGGTGTTTGCAGACATCAAAGTACCCAAGGTTCTTAAGCTGTCCCTGAGCCACTTGAAATACTCAGTGGAAGAAGATAGTGCATTCCTACATGAGCTTGCAGCATTGAAGGCTATCATTGAAAAG attAATTCCGGTGTCGTCTCAGGGGACAACATCGTCGATTTTTACAACTTCCGCTTCCAATCGCTCCACGCCTTGTCCGACTACCACGGCCCCAACTCTTTACAAGTCAAGGAAGCCAAAAAGCTTTTAG GTTCGGCTATCTCGGAGCTGAGCTCGGCGTTCTCTCGGGCGTACGACGGCGCGGTGCTGGTGGCGGCCGTGGCCACCGACGTGGCGCACACGCGCCGCaccgtgcgcgccgcgcccacACCGCCCCAGCAACAGCAGCGCGACCTG AGTTCGGAAGACAGCTACTCCGAAGACTACTCTGCCATCTTCAACATCATCTTGTGGTTCGGCCTCGTGTTCGCCTTCGCCCTGGTGGCCATCGTGTACGCCATCATGGACATGGACCCCGGCAGGGACTCCATCATCTACCGCATGACTAGCACCAGAATGAAGAAGGATAATTAG
- the LOC134751155 gene encoding ATPase H(+)-transporting accessory protein 2 isoform X2, which produces MAVKMVVFWCSVVLLIVGSNAAGEFDVIHSPKSLSFFGSSKIPESLLKEVFSAALGLSVEEGTEWDGMTILDPFALPEAVVEVYVDGVPSLGETIELKSSGFPLTVDEYEPDTFEAVQHRIQQRFSNGRSRLLKIKLTDVNQLSSGVFADIKVPKVLKLSLSHLKYSVEEDSAFLHELAALKAIIEKINSGVVSGDNIVDFYNFRFQSLHALSDYHGPNSLQVKEAKKLLGSAISELSSAFSRAYDGAVLVAAVATDVAHTRRTVRAAPTPPQQQQRDLVCLFRFGYLGAELGVLSGVRRRGAGGGRGHRRGAHAPHRARRAHTAPATAARPGMFV; this is translated from the exons ATGGCTGTGAAAATGGTCGTTTTCTGGTGTTCCGTCGTCCTCCTCATAGTCG GCTCCAATGCCGCTGGGGAATTCGACGTGATTCACAGCCCTAAATCCCTTAGTTTTTTTGGATCCAGTAAGATACCTGAAAGTCTCTTGAAAGAAGTGTTTTCCGCTGCTTTAGGACTGTCGGTTGAAGAG GGTACCGAATGGGATGGCATGACCATTCTTGATCCATTCGCTTTACCTGAAGCTGTAGTAGAAGTGTATGTAGATGGAGTTCCCAGCCTCGGTGAGACT ATTGAGCTTAAATCAAGTGGCTTCCCGTTGACTGTGGACGAATATGAACCAGATACTTTTGAAGCAGTTCAGCACAGGATTCAGCAGCGCTTCAGCAATGGACGCAGTAGGCTCCTTAAGATCAAGCTTACTGATGTAAATCAG TTGTCATCAGGGGTGTTTGCAGACATCAAAGTACCCAAGGTTCTTAAGCTGTCCCTGAGCCACTTGAAATACTCAGTGGAAGAAGATAGTGCATTCCTACATGAGCTTGCAGCATTGAAGGCTATCATTGAAAAG attAATTCCGGTGTCGTCTCAGGGGACAACATCGTCGATTTTTACAACTTCCGCTTCCAATCGCTCCACGCCTTGTCCGACTACCACGGCCCCAACTCTTTACAAGTCAAGGAAGCCAAAAAGCTTTTAG GTTCGGCTATCTCGGAGCTGAGCTCGGCGTTCTCTCGGGCGTACGACGGCGCGGTGCTGGTGGCGGCCGTGGCCACCGACGTGGCGCACACGCGCCGCaccgtgcgcgccgcgcccacACCGCCCCAGCAACAGCAGCGCGACCTGGTATGTTTGTTTAGGTTCGGCTATCTCGGAGCTGAGCTCGGCGTTCTCTCGGGCGTACGACGGCGCGGTGCTGGTGGCGGCCGTGGCCACCGACGTGGCGCACACGCGCCGCaccgtgcgcgccgcgcccacACCGCCCCAGCAACAGCAGCGCGACCTGGTATGTTTGTTTAG
- the LOC134755427 gene encoding protein N-lysine methyltransferase METTL21D-like isoform X1, whose protein sequence is MSHRRSSFQSNDLFPREIDIEVCLKTLKIYQKIEGDVNCVVWDASLVLAKYLETMCQNKPEFLSGIRVLELGSGLGVVGLTAATLGAQVTLTDLPEALPLLRLNINENKSKISSMGGYAIAESLVWGDSTSQILKEEFDMIVLADCVYYEEAIDPLVQTLQCFTNTLTKKPTMYLTQELRDSDIQKRLWKKFFEKLNDIFNVEQIPEEEQHKNYRSRDILLFKITKK, encoded by the exons atgtCTCACAGAAGATCAAGTTTTCAATCAAATGACCTGTTTCCTCGTGAAATTGATATTGAGGTGTGCTTAAAAACGctaaaaatttatcaaaaaattgAAGGAGATGTGAATTGTGTTGTATGGGATGCATCTTTAGTTTTAGCAAAGTATCTCGAAACAATGTGTCAAAATAAACCTGAGTTCTTAAGTGGCATTAGAGTATTAGAACTTGGGTCAGGTTTAGGGGTTGTTGGTTTAACAGCTGCAACTCTAGG CGCCCAAGTGACGCTTACAGATTTACCTGAAGCACTGCCATTGTTGCGATTGAACATAAATGAAAATAAGTCAAAAATCTCCAGTATGGGAGGGTATGCCATAGCAGAGTCTTTGGTGTGGGGCGACAGTACATCCCAAATACTTAAAGAAGAATTTGATATGATTGTGCTTGCAGACTGTGTTTATTATGAAGAG GCAATAGATCCTTTGGTACAGACATTACAATGCTTCACCAACACCTTAACAAAAAAACCCACAATGTATTTGACTCAAGAACTACGAGATTCTGATATACAAAAGAGGTTATGGAAAAAgttttttgaaaaacttaatGACATCTTTAATGTGGAACAGATACCTGAAGAAGAACAACACAAAAACTACAGAAGCCGGGATATATTACTgtttaaaattacaaagaaaTGA
- the LOC134755427 gene encoding protein N-lysine methyltransferase METTL21D-like isoform X2: MTCFLVKLILSAQVTLTDLPEALPLLRLNINENKSKISSMGGYAIAESLVWGDSTSQILKEEFDMIVLADCVYYEEAIDPLVQTLQCFTNTLTKKPTMYLTQELRDSDIQKRLWKKFFEKLNDIFNVEQIPEEEQHKNYRSRDILLFKITKK; the protein is encoded by the exons ATGACCTGTTTCCTCGTGAAATTGATATTGAG CGCCCAAGTGACGCTTACAGATTTACCTGAAGCACTGCCATTGTTGCGATTGAACATAAATGAAAATAAGTCAAAAATCTCCAGTATGGGAGGGTATGCCATAGCAGAGTCTTTGGTGTGGGGCGACAGTACATCCCAAATACTTAAAGAAGAATTTGATATGATTGTGCTTGCAGACTGTGTTTATTATGAAGAG GCAATAGATCCTTTGGTACAGACATTACAATGCTTCACCAACACCTTAACAAAAAAACCCACAATGTATTTGACTCAAGAACTACGAGATTCTGATATACAAAAGAGGTTATGGAAAAAgttttttgaaaaacttaatGACATCTTTAATGTGGAACAGATACCTGAAGAAGAACAACACAAAAACTACAGAAGCCGGGATATATTACTgtttaaaattacaaagaaaTGA